In one window of Acidobacteriota bacterium DNA:
- a CDS encoding glycosyltransferase codes for MMPRVSVIIPSYNHAAYIQAAIESVLAQSYRDHEIIVVDDGSEDATHQVVMPYLSRISFYDFPNAGIAANYNRGIGLAKGRIVAFLESDDLLDPLYLERAMNVMENEPDIGGLIVGRRVLQSTRNGKDKLLEVMPKRSPGRFFTTESILVGGDWGIASTPILRLDCLEEVGLFDEQLAFGCDVDMALRFTLKYRLAYLDEPLYLYRRHRQNTTRDLVQTSREALRVALHFVERHPDYSRLNTSIVNRCIGNLYGRVGSLMLKSGDFPRSAILEHFRAAVSHYPSLKNYRRLILEIALPGSLFRRHIRKNLK; via the coding sequence ATGATGCCAAGGGTTAGCGTCATAATTCCCAGCTACAATCATGCTGCCTACATCCAGGCCGCAATTGAGAGTGTCCTGGCTCAGAGCTATAGGGACCATGAAATCATCGTCGTAGATGACGGCTCTGAAGATGCGACTCATCAAGTCGTCATGCCTTACCTTTCCAGGATCAGCTTTTATGATTTCCCAAACGCAGGAATCGCCGCCAACTACAATCGCGGGATCGGACTGGCGAAGGGCAGGATCGTTGCTTTTCTCGAATCCGATGATCTCCTGGATCCTCTTTATCTCGAACGCGCCATGAACGTCATGGAAAACGAACCAGATATCGGTGGTTTAATTGTAGGGCGGCGTGTCCTTCAATCTACCCGGAATGGTAAGGACAAATTGCTTGAGGTCATGCCGAAGCGATCGCCGGGAAGATTCTTCACAACGGAGAGCATACTGGTCGGCGGAGACTGGGGGATCGCATCGACTCCCATTCTCCGCCTGGATTGTCTCGAGGAGGTGGGACTGTTCGACGAACAGCTCGCCTTCGGATGCGACGTTGATATGGCCCTCCGATTCACTCTGAAATACAGACTGGCTTATCTCGATGAGCCGCTCTATCTCTATCGCCGCCACAGGCAGAACACGACAAGGGATCTCGTACAAACTTCCCGTGAAGCTCTACGGGTGGCGCTGCACTTTGTCGAAAGGCACCCGGATTATTCCCGACTCAATACTTCCATTGTCAATCGCTGCATCGGCAATCTTTATGGACGCGTTGGCAGTCTTATGCTGAAAAGTGGCGATTTCCCGCGCAGCGCAATCTTAGAACATTTCCGCGCAGCCGTTTCCCATTATCCAAGCCTCAAGAATTATCGCCGTCTGATCCTGGAAATCGCGCTTCCCGGCTCATTATTCCGCCGACATATTCGAAAGAATCTTAAATGA